From one Dama dama isolate Ldn47 chromosome 4, ASM3311817v1, whole genome shotgun sequence genomic stretch:
- the DHX38 gene encoding pre-mRNA-splicing factor ATP-dependent RNA helicase PRP16 isoform X2 — protein MEDSSEDASIHRLEGSDVDSQVGGLIFKTKSAASEQHVFKAPAPRPSLLGLDLLASLKRKEREEKDDGEDKKKSRISSYKDWEESKDDQRDAEAEDSDQAGRSGRKDRHYRSARVETPSHPGGVSEEFWERSRQRERERREHGVYASSKEEKDRKKERSRDRDCDRKRDRDERDRSRHSGRSERDGGSDRSSRRNEPESPRHRPKDAATPSRSTWEEEDSGYGSSRRSQWESPSPTPSYRDSERSHRPSSRDRDRSVRSRYSDDTPLPTPSYKYNEWADDRRHLGSTPRLSRGRGRREDGEEGISFDTEEERQQWEDDQRQADRDWYMMDEGYDEFHNPLAYSSEDYVRRREQHLHKQKQKRISAQRRQINEDNERWETNRMLTSGVVHRLEVDEDFEEDSAAKVHLMVHNLVPPFLDGRIVFTKQPEPVIPVKDATSDLAIIARKGSQTVRKHREQKERKKAQHKHWELAGTKLGDIMGVKKEEEPDKSLTEDGKVDYRTEQKFADHMKKKSEASSEFAKKKSILEQRQYLPIFAVQQELLTIIRDNSIVIVVGETGSGKTTQLTQYLHEDGYTDYGMIGCTQPRRVAAMSVAKRVSEEMGGNLGEEVGYAIRFEDCTSESTLIKYMTDGILLRESLREADLDHYSAIIMDEAHERSLNTDVLFGLLREVVARRSDLKLIVTSATMDAEKFASFFGNVPIFHIPGRTFPVDILFSKVTSDQIVEHLEELENAPALAVLPIYSQLPSDLQAKIFQKAPDGVRKCIVATNIAETSLTVDGIMFVIDSGYCKLKVFNPRIGMDALQIYPISQANANQRSGRAGRTGPGQCFRLYTQSAYKNELLTTTVPEIQRTNLANVVLLLKSLGVQDLLQFHFMDPPPEDNMLNSMYQLWILGALDNTGGLTSTGRLMVEFPLDPALSKMLIVSCDMGCSSEILLIVSMLSVPAIFYRPKGREEESDQIREKFAVPESDHLSYLNVYLQWKNNNYSTIWCNDHFIHAKAMRKVREVRAQLKDIMVQQRMSLASCGTDWDIVRKCICAAYFHQAAKLKGIGEYVNIRTGMPCHLHPTSSLFGMGYTPDYIVYHELVMTTKEYMQCVTAVDGEWLAELGPMFYSVKQAGKSRQENRRRAKEEASAMEEEMALAEEQLRARRQEQEKRSPLGSVRSTKIYTPGRKEQGEPMTPRRTPARFGL, from the exons ATGGAGGACAGCAGCGAGGATGCCTCAATCCATCGATTGGAAGGCAGTGATGTGGACTCTCAGGTTGGtggtcttatttttaagaccaaaAGTGCAGCTAGTGAGCAGCATGTCTTCAAGGCCCCTGCACCCCGCCCTTCATTGCTGGGACTGGACTTGTTGGCTTCCctaaagaggaaggagagagaggaaaaggatgATGGCGAGGACAAGAAGAAGTCCAGAATTTCTTCATACAAGGACTGGGAAGAGAGCAAGGATGAccagagggatgctgaggccgAAGACAGTGACCAGGCTGGCCGAAGTGGCCGAAAAGACAG GCATTACCGATCAGCCCGGGTGGAGACTCCATCCCATCCTGGTGGTGTGAGCGAAGAGTTTTGGGAACGCAGTCGGCAGAGAGAGCGGGAGCGGCGGGAGCATGGCGTCTATGCCTCgtccaaagaagaaaaggatcGGAAGAAGGAGAGGTCGCGGGATCGAGATTGTGACCGCAAGAGAGACAGAG ATGAGCGGGACAGAAGTAGGCACAGCGGCAGATCGGAGCGAGATGGAGGGTCAGATCGCAGCAGCAGAAGAAACGAACCCGAGAGCCCCCGACACCGGCCTAAAG ATGCTGCCACCCCTTCACGGTCTACCTGGGAGGAAGAGGACAGTGGCTATGGCTCCTCTAGGCGCTCACAGTGGGAATCGCCCTCCCCCACGCCTTCCTATCGGGATTCTGAGCGGAGTCATCGGCCGTCCAGTCGAGACAGGGACAG GTCTGTGAGGAGCAGGTACTCAGACGACACCCCTCTGCCAACCCCATCCTACAAATACAACGAGTGGGCCGATGACAGAAGACACCTGGGGTCCACCCCACGTCTGTCCAGGGGCCGAG GGAGACGTGAGGATGGCGAAGAAGGAATTTCGTTTGACACAGAAGAGGAACGGCAGCAGTGGGAAGATGACCAGAGG CAAGCCGACCGGGATTGGTACATGATGGACGAGGGCTACGATGAGTTCCACAACCCCCTGGCCTACTCCTCCGAGGACTACGTGAGGAGGCGGGAGCAGCACCTGCACAAGCAGAAGCAGAAGCGCATTTCGGCTCAGCGGAGACAGATCAATGAG GACAATGAGCGCTGGGAGACCAACCGCATGCTCACTAGCGGGGTGGTGCACCGGCTGGAGGTGGACGAGGACTTCGAGGAGGACAGCGCGGCCAAGGTGCACCTCATGGTGCACAACCTGGTGCCCCCCTTCCTGGACGGGCGCATCGTCTTCACCAAGCAG CCGGAGCCTGTGATCCCAGTCAAGGACGCCACTTCAGACTTGGCCATTATTGCTCGGAAAGGCAGTCAAACAGTGCGGAAGCACAGGGAGCAAAAGGAGCGCAAAAAG GCTCAACACAAACATTGGGAATTGGCTGGAACCAAACTGGGAGATATAATGGGCgtcaaaaaagaagaagagccggATAAATCTCTGACCGAGGATGGGAAAGTGGACTACAG GACAGAGCAGAAGTTTGCCGACCACATGAAGAAGAAGAGCGAGGCCAGCAGCGAGTTTGCCAAGAAGAAGTCAATTCTGGAGCAGCGGCAGTACCTGCCCATCTTCGCTGTGCAGCAGGAACTCCTCACGATCATCAG AGACAACAGCATTGTGATCGTGGTTGGGGAGACAGGGAGTGGAAAGACCACGCAACTGACCCAGTACTTGCATGAAGACGGCTACACGGACTATGGGATGATTGGATGCACCCAACCCCGCCGTGTGGCCGCCATGTCGGTGGCCAAGAGAGTCAGTGAAGAGATGGGGGGAAACCTTGGTGAGGAG GTGGGTTATGCCATCCGCTTCGAAGACTGCACTTCAGAAAGCACCTTGATCAAGTACATGACTGACGGCATCCTGCTGAGAGAGTCCTTGCGGGAAGCGGACCTGGATCACTACAGCGCCATCATCATGGACGAGGCCCACGAGCGCTCCCTCAACACCGATGTGCTCTTTGGGCTGCTCCGGGAG GTGGTGGCTCGGCGCTCAGACCTGAAGCTCATTGTCACATCAGCCACCATGGACGCAGAGAAATTTGCCTCCTTTTTTGGGAACGTCCCCATCTTCCACATCCCTGGTCGTACCTTCCCTGTGGACATTCTCTTCAGCAAG GTGACCTCAGATCAGATTGTGGAGCATCTGGAAGAACTGGAGAATGCACCTGCCTTGGCCGTGCTGCCCATCTACTCCCAgctgccctctgacctccaggctAAGATCTTCCAGAAG gCTCCGGATGGCGTCCGGAAGTGTATTGTCGCCACCAACATTGCTGAGACCTCCCTGACTGTTGATGGCATCATGTTCGTTATCGATTCCGGTTATTGTAAGTTAAAG GTCTTCAACCCCCGGATTGGCATGGATGCTCTGCAGATCTACCCCATCAGCCAGGCCAATGCCAACCAGCGGTCGGGAAGAGCCGGCAGGACGGGCCCAGGTCAGTGTTTCAG ACTCTACACCCAGAGTGCCTACAAGAACGAGCTCCTGACCACCACGGTGCCCGAGATCCAGCGGACCAACCTGGCCAACGTGGTGCTGCTGCTCAAGTCCCTGGGGGTGCAGGACCTGCTGCAGTTCCACTTCATGGACCCGCCCCCGGAGGACAACATGCTCAACTCCATGTACCAGCTCTGGATCCTTGGGGCCCTGGACAACACAG GTGGTCTGACCTCGACGGGGCGGCTGATGGTGGAGTTCCCGCTGGATCCGGCCCTGTCCAAGATGCTCATCGTGTCCTGTGACATGGGCTGCAGCTCCGAGATCCTGCTCATTGTCTCCATGCTCTCGGTCCCGGCCATCTTCTACAGGCCCAAG GGCCGAGAGGAGGAGAGCGATCAAATCCGGGAGAAGTTCGCAGTCCCTGAGAGTGACCACCTGAGCTACCTGAACGTCTACCTGCAGTGGAAGAACAACAATTACTCCACCATCTGGTGCAACGATCATTTCATCCACGCCAAGGCCATGCGGAAG GTCCGGGAGGTGCGGGCTCAGCTCAAGGACATCATGGTGCAGCAGCGGATGAGCCTGGCCTCGTGTGGCACTGACTGGGACATCGTCAGGAAGTGCATCTGTGCCGCCTATTTCCACCAGGCAGCCAAGCTCAAG GGAATCGGGGAGTATGTGAACATCCGGACAGGCATGCCCTGCCACCTGCACCCTACCAGCTCCCTCTTTGGAATGGGCTACACCCCCGACTACATCGTGTATCACGAGTTGGTCATGACCACCAAG GAATACATGCAGTGTGTGACTGCCGTGGACGGAGAGTGGCTGGCAGAGCTGGGCCCCATGTTCTACAGCGTGAAACAGGCTGGGAAGTCTCGGCAG gagaacCGCCGGCGGGCCAAAGAGGAAGCGTCCGccatggaggaggagatggcgcTGGCTGAGGAGCAGCTGCGGGCCCGGCGGCAGGAGCAGGAAAAGCGCAGCCCGCTGGGCAGCGTCAG GTCTACGAAGATCTACACTCCTGGTCGGAAGGAGCAGGGGGAACCCATGACCCCCCGCCGCACGCCAGCCCGCTTTGGGCTCTGA
- the DHX38 gene encoding pre-mRNA-splicing factor ATP-dependent RNA helicase PRP16 isoform X1, which yields MEDSSEDASIHRLEGSDVDSQVGGLIFKTKSAASEQHVFKAPAPRPSLLGLDLLASLKRKEREEKDDGEDKKKSRISSYKDWEESKDDQRDAEAEDSDQAGRSGRKDRHYRSARVETPSHPGGVSEEFWERSRQRERERREHGVYASSKEEKDRKKERSRDRDCDRKRDRDERDRSRHSGRSERDGGSDRSSRRNEPESPRHRPKDAATPSRSTWEEEDSGYGSSRRSQWESPSPTPSYRDSERSHRPSSRDRDRSVRSRYSDDTPLPTPSYKYNEWADDRRHLGSTPRLSRGRGRREDGEEGISFDTEEERQQWEDDQRQADRDWYMMDEGYDEFHNPLAYSSEDYVRRREQHLHKQKQKRISAQRRQINEDNERWETNRMLTSGVVHRLEVDEDFEEDSAAKVHLMVHNLVPPFLDGRIVFTKQPEPVIPVKDATSDLAIIARKGSQTVRKHREQKERKKAQHKHWELAGTKLGDIMGVKKEEEPDKSLTEDGKVDYRTEQKFADHMKKKSEASSEFAKKKSILEQRQYLPIFAVQQELLTIIRDNSIVIVVGETGSGKTTQLTQYLHEDGYTDYGMIGCTQPRRVAAMSVAKRVSEEMGGNLGEEVGYAIRFEDCTSESTLIKYMTDGILLRESLREADLDHYSAIIMDEAHERSLNTDVLFGLLREVVARRSDLKLIVTSATMDAEKFASFFGNVPIFHIPGRTFPVDILFSKTPQEDYVEAAVKQSLQVHLSGAPGDILIFMPGQEDIEVTSDQIVEHLEELENAPALAVLPIYSQLPSDLQAKIFQKAPDGVRKCIVATNIAETSLTVDGIMFVIDSGYCKLKVFNPRIGMDALQIYPISQANANQRSGRAGRTGPGQCFRLYTQSAYKNELLTTTVPEIQRTNLANVVLLLKSLGVQDLLQFHFMDPPPEDNMLNSMYQLWILGALDNTGGLTSTGRLMVEFPLDPALSKMLIVSCDMGCSSEILLIVSMLSVPAIFYRPKGREEESDQIREKFAVPESDHLSYLNVYLQWKNNNYSTIWCNDHFIHAKAMRKVREVRAQLKDIMVQQRMSLASCGTDWDIVRKCICAAYFHQAAKLKGIGEYVNIRTGMPCHLHPTSSLFGMGYTPDYIVYHELVMTTKEYMQCVTAVDGEWLAELGPMFYSVKQAGKSRQENRRRAKEEASAMEEEMALAEEQLRARRQEQEKRSPLGSVRSTKIYTPGRKEQGEPMTPRRTPARFGL from the exons ATGGAGGACAGCAGCGAGGATGCCTCAATCCATCGATTGGAAGGCAGTGATGTGGACTCTCAGGTTGGtggtcttatttttaagaccaaaAGTGCAGCTAGTGAGCAGCATGTCTTCAAGGCCCCTGCACCCCGCCCTTCATTGCTGGGACTGGACTTGTTGGCTTCCctaaagaggaaggagagagaggaaaaggatgATGGCGAGGACAAGAAGAAGTCCAGAATTTCTTCATACAAGGACTGGGAAGAGAGCAAGGATGAccagagggatgctgaggccgAAGACAGTGACCAGGCTGGCCGAAGTGGCCGAAAAGACAG GCATTACCGATCAGCCCGGGTGGAGACTCCATCCCATCCTGGTGGTGTGAGCGAAGAGTTTTGGGAACGCAGTCGGCAGAGAGAGCGGGAGCGGCGGGAGCATGGCGTCTATGCCTCgtccaaagaagaaaaggatcGGAAGAAGGAGAGGTCGCGGGATCGAGATTGTGACCGCAAGAGAGACAGAG ATGAGCGGGACAGAAGTAGGCACAGCGGCAGATCGGAGCGAGATGGAGGGTCAGATCGCAGCAGCAGAAGAAACGAACCCGAGAGCCCCCGACACCGGCCTAAAG ATGCTGCCACCCCTTCACGGTCTACCTGGGAGGAAGAGGACAGTGGCTATGGCTCCTCTAGGCGCTCACAGTGGGAATCGCCCTCCCCCACGCCTTCCTATCGGGATTCTGAGCGGAGTCATCGGCCGTCCAGTCGAGACAGGGACAG GTCTGTGAGGAGCAGGTACTCAGACGACACCCCTCTGCCAACCCCATCCTACAAATACAACGAGTGGGCCGATGACAGAAGACACCTGGGGTCCACCCCACGTCTGTCCAGGGGCCGAG GGAGACGTGAGGATGGCGAAGAAGGAATTTCGTTTGACACAGAAGAGGAACGGCAGCAGTGGGAAGATGACCAGAGG CAAGCCGACCGGGATTGGTACATGATGGACGAGGGCTACGATGAGTTCCACAACCCCCTGGCCTACTCCTCCGAGGACTACGTGAGGAGGCGGGAGCAGCACCTGCACAAGCAGAAGCAGAAGCGCATTTCGGCTCAGCGGAGACAGATCAATGAG GACAATGAGCGCTGGGAGACCAACCGCATGCTCACTAGCGGGGTGGTGCACCGGCTGGAGGTGGACGAGGACTTCGAGGAGGACAGCGCGGCCAAGGTGCACCTCATGGTGCACAACCTGGTGCCCCCCTTCCTGGACGGGCGCATCGTCTTCACCAAGCAG CCGGAGCCTGTGATCCCAGTCAAGGACGCCACTTCAGACTTGGCCATTATTGCTCGGAAAGGCAGTCAAACAGTGCGGAAGCACAGGGAGCAAAAGGAGCGCAAAAAG GCTCAACACAAACATTGGGAATTGGCTGGAACCAAACTGGGAGATATAATGGGCgtcaaaaaagaagaagagccggATAAATCTCTGACCGAGGATGGGAAAGTGGACTACAG GACAGAGCAGAAGTTTGCCGACCACATGAAGAAGAAGAGCGAGGCCAGCAGCGAGTTTGCCAAGAAGAAGTCAATTCTGGAGCAGCGGCAGTACCTGCCCATCTTCGCTGTGCAGCAGGAACTCCTCACGATCATCAG AGACAACAGCATTGTGATCGTGGTTGGGGAGACAGGGAGTGGAAAGACCACGCAACTGACCCAGTACTTGCATGAAGACGGCTACACGGACTATGGGATGATTGGATGCACCCAACCCCGCCGTGTGGCCGCCATGTCGGTGGCCAAGAGAGTCAGTGAAGAGATGGGGGGAAACCTTGGTGAGGAG GTGGGTTATGCCATCCGCTTCGAAGACTGCACTTCAGAAAGCACCTTGATCAAGTACATGACTGACGGCATCCTGCTGAGAGAGTCCTTGCGGGAAGCGGACCTGGATCACTACAGCGCCATCATCATGGACGAGGCCCACGAGCGCTCCCTCAACACCGATGTGCTCTTTGGGCTGCTCCGGGAG GTGGTGGCTCGGCGCTCAGACCTGAAGCTCATTGTCACATCAGCCACCATGGACGCAGAGAAATTTGCCTCCTTTTTTGGGAACGTCCCCATCTTCCACATCCCTGGTCGTACCTTCCCTGTGGACATTCTCTTCAGCAAG ACCCCGCAGGAAGACTACGTGGAGGCCGCGGTGAAGCAATCCCTGCAGGTGCATCTGTCGGGGGCCCCTGGGGACATCCTCATCTTCATGCCTGGCCAAGAGGACATTGAG GTGACCTCAGATCAGATTGTGGAGCATCTGGAAGAACTGGAGAATGCACCTGCCTTGGCCGTGCTGCCCATCTACTCCCAgctgccctctgacctccaggctAAGATCTTCCAGAAG gCTCCGGATGGCGTCCGGAAGTGTATTGTCGCCACCAACATTGCTGAGACCTCCCTGACTGTTGATGGCATCATGTTCGTTATCGATTCCGGTTATTGTAAGTTAAAG GTCTTCAACCCCCGGATTGGCATGGATGCTCTGCAGATCTACCCCATCAGCCAGGCCAATGCCAACCAGCGGTCGGGAAGAGCCGGCAGGACGGGCCCAGGTCAGTGTTTCAG ACTCTACACCCAGAGTGCCTACAAGAACGAGCTCCTGACCACCACGGTGCCCGAGATCCAGCGGACCAACCTGGCCAACGTGGTGCTGCTGCTCAAGTCCCTGGGGGTGCAGGACCTGCTGCAGTTCCACTTCATGGACCCGCCCCCGGAGGACAACATGCTCAACTCCATGTACCAGCTCTGGATCCTTGGGGCCCTGGACAACACAG GTGGTCTGACCTCGACGGGGCGGCTGATGGTGGAGTTCCCGCTGGATCCGGCCCTGTCCAAGATGCTCATCGTGTCCTGTGACATGGGCTGCAGCTCCGAGATCCTGCTCATTGTCTCCATGCTCTCGGTCCCGGCCATCTTCTACAGGCCCAAG GGCCGAGAGGAGGAGAGCGATCAAATCCGGGAGAAGTTCGCAGTCCCTGAGAGTGACCACCTGAGCTACCTGAACGTCTACCTGCAGTGGAAGAACAACAATTACTCCACCATCTGGTGCAACGATCATTTCATCCACGCCAAGGCCATGCGGAAG GTCCGGGAGGTGCGGGCTCAGCTCAAGGACATCATGGTGCAGCAGCGGATGAGCCTGGCCTCGTGTGGCACTGACTGGGACATCGTCAGGAAGTGCATCTGTGCCGCCTATTTCCACCAGGCAGCCAAGCTCAAG GGAATCGGGGAGTATGTGAACATCCGGACAGGCATGCCCTGCCACCTGCACCCTACCAGCTCCCTCTTTGGAATGGGCTACACCCCCGACTACATCGTGTATCACGAGTTGGTCATGACCACCAAG GAATACATGCAGTGTGTGACTGCCGTGGACGGAGAGTGGCTGGCAGAGCTGGGCCCCATGTTCTACAGCGTGAAACAGGCTGGGAAGTCTCGGCAG gagaacCGCCGGCGGGCCAAAGAGGAAGCGTCCGccatggaggaggagatggcgcTGGCTGAGGAGCAGCTGCGGGCCCGGCGGCAGGAGCAGGAAAAGCGCAGCCCGCTGGGCAGCGTCAG GTCTACGAAGATCTACACTCCTGGTCGGAAGGAGCAGGGGGAACCCATGACCCCCCGCCGCACGCCAGCCCGCTTTGGGCTCTGA